In Paenibacillus sp. G2S3, a single window of DNA contains:
- a CDS encoding divergent polysaccharide deacetylase family protein — translation MKDSRKVKRYLLNWIAVAVVMITTIVPATPAVSAATSKDNTTNTQLEESAPKRNKVAIIIDDFGNGMKGTDEMFSLPIKLTVAVMPFLPTSVKDATRAHERGDDVLVHLPMEPRQGNPKWLGPGAILAKMSDEEVRQKVEAALDNVPYAIGINNHMGSKITGDERIMAVILSVCKERGLFFVDSKTNYRSVAGNMAYRMGLPRVENHIFLDDTHTASHVLKQMGLVKDMAKDQRFCVTIGHVGVFGKETAAGIRSGVEQMKDSVEFIGISDLVKNEMKWSSHPTLP, via the coding sequence ATGAAGGACAGTCGAAAGGTTAAACGTTACTTACTAAATTGGATTGCTGTTGCTGTAGTAATGATTACCACAATTGTTCCGGCGACGCCGGCTGTCTCTGCTGCCACGTCTAAAGACAACACTACAAATACGCAGCTTGAAGAGAGTGCACCCAAACGTAATAAGGTCGCTATCATTATTGACGATTTCGGCAATGGCATGAAGGGGACGGATGAAATGTTCTCGTTACCGATAAAGCTTACTGTAGCTGTCATGCCTTTTTTGCCTACATCCGTGAAGGATGCCACGCGCGCGCATGAACGCGGAGATGATGTTCTGGTGCATTTGCCGATGGAGCCGCGCCAAGGAAATCCTAAATGGCTTGGACCAGGAGCCATATTGGCCAAGATGTCCGATGAGGAAGTGCGACAAAAGGTTGAGGCAGCACTCGATAACGTTCCTTATGCGATCGGGATAAATAACCATATGGGCTCGAAAATTACCGGGGACGAGCGGATTATGGCGGTGATCTTATCCGTATGCAAAGAACGGGGATTGTTTTTTGTAGACAGCAAGACCAACTACCGTTCCGTTGCTGGCAATATGGCTTATCGTATGGGGTTGCCACGCGTAGAGAACCATATCTTTTTAGATGACACACATACAGCAAGTCATGTTCTGAAACAAATGGGTCTCGTCAAAGACATGGCGAAGGATCAACGATTTTGTGTAACGATTGGTCATGTTGGTGTATTTGGGAAAGAGACCGCCGCAGGGATCCGCAGCGGTGTTGAGCAAATGAAAGACAGTGTTGAATTTATAGGGATTTCTGATCTGGTTAAAAACGAGATGAAATGGAGCTCCCACCCTACACTTCCATAA
- a CDS encoding YqzE family protein — protein MASGGDELVKYITEKVVVYIEDPRAIHARRAATKQPWSQKWFGMLPLGWSIWRSKWSHDKKE, from the coding sequence ATGGCTTCCGGTGGGGATGAACTTGTAAAGTATATAACGGAGAAGGTTGTCGTCTATATCGAGGATCCGCGTGCCATACATGCCCGTAGAGCAGCTACGAAGCAGCCATGGTCACAGAAATGGTTCGGCATGCTTCCGCTTGGGTGGTCTATCTGGCGAAGCAAGTGGAGTCATGATAAAAAAGAATAA
- a CDS encoding N-acetylmuramoyl-L-alanine amidase codes for MNHWRKLIFPRTAAAVFGFCITLTTVGLLMLFMGSSFVSATPEKPVMKDDRQHLLGHGHRMILIDAGHGGIDGGTSFGNILEKDITLDISRRLFLLLGSDGFDVALNRNGDYAPSDENRWLRSKSRHLRDLAQRKELAETLPATVVVSIHINWAPSPSKHGPLVLYRQEGRSFILARSIQHQLNNLYDVEAHPRPGKPFYLLNKITATTVIVEAGFVSSPTDREKLCTPKGQQQIAEAIADGIVAYLMEV; via the coding sequence TTGAACCACTGGAGAAAACTAATCTTTCCCAGAACAGCAGCTGCTGTATTTGGCTTTTGTATCACTCTAACTACCGTTGGACTACTAATGTTGTTTATGGGGAGCTCCTTTGTCTCTGCAACACCAGAGAAACCCGTGATGAAGGATGACCGTCAGCATTTATTAGGTCACGGACACCGTATGATCCTAATTGATGCGGGACACGGAGGCATCGATGGTGGAACTTCCTTCGGTAATATTCTTGAAAAAGATATCACGTTAGATATCTCACGCCGATTATTTCTACTGCTGGGCAGCGATGGCTTTGACGTTGCTTTGAACCGCAATGGAGATTATGCCCCAAGTGATGAGAACCGCTGGCTGCGTAGTAAATCTCGACATCTGCGCGATCTTGCACAGCGTAAAGAGCTTGCTGAGACATTACCTGCTACTGTAGTGGTAAGCATCCATATTAACTGGGCACCTTCACCCTCAAAACATGGACCACTCGTGTTGTATCGACAAGAGGGCCGTAGCTTCATCCTTGCTAGATCCATTCAGCATCAATTAAACAATCTTTACGATGTCGAGGCTCATCCAAGACCAGGCAAGCCTTTTTATTTACTCAACAAAATAACCGCCACAACCGTTATCGTTGAGGCGGGTTTTGTAAGCAGTCCGACCGATCGCGAAAAGCTGTGCACCCCTAAAGGGCAGCAACAAATCGCTGAAGCCATCGCTGATGGAATTGTAGCTTATCTTATGGAAGTGTAG